From a region of the Ficedula albicollis isolate OC2 unplaced genomic scaffold, FicAlb1.5 N00685, whole genome shotgun sequence genome:
- the LOC101811429 gene encoding olfactory receptor 14J1-like encodes MTFLTDAHSKKAQMSNSSSISYFLLLALADTRQLQLLHFCLFLGISLAALLGNGLIISAVACGHHLHTPMFFFLLNLALSDLGCICTTVPKAMHNSLWDTRNISYAGCAAQLFILVFFLGSELSLLTIMCYDRYVSICKPLHYETLLGSRACAHMAAAAWASAFLNALLHTANTFSLPLCHGNVLGQFYCEIPQILKLSCSKSYFRELGLLAVITCLGLGCFMFIVFSYVQIFRVVLRIPSEQGRHKAFSTCLPHLAVVSLFVLTATFTYLKPPSVFSPSLDLVVSVLYSVVSPALNPLIYSLRNHELQAAMRKLITGIFQKH; translated from the coding sequence ATGACTTTTCTTACAGATGCCCATTCCAAGAAAGCACAAATGTCCAACAGCAGTTCCATCAGCTACTTCCTCCTGCTGGCATTGGCAGACACgcggcagctgcagctcctgcacttctgcctcttcctgggcatctccctggctgccctcctGGGCAACGGCCTCATCATCAGCGCTGTAGCCTGCGGCCACCACCTGCACACGCCCAtgttcttcttcctgctcaacCTGGCCCTCAGTGACCTGGGCTGCATCTGCACCACTGTGCCCAAGGCCATGCACAATTCCCTCTGGGACACCAGGAACATCTCCtatgcaggatgtgctgcacaGCTCTTTATTCTTGTCTTCTTCCTTGGATCAGAGCTTTCCCTCCTGACCATCATGTGCTATGACCGCTACGTGTCCATCTGCAAACCCCTGCACTATGAGaccctcctgggcagcagagcttgtgcccacatggcagcagctgcctgggccagTGCCTTTCTCAATGCGCTGCTGCACACGGCCAATACAttttccctgcccctgtgccatgGCAATGTGCTGGGCCAGTTCTACTGTGAAATCCCACAGATCCTCAAGCTCTCCTGCTCCAAATCCTATTTCAGGGAACTTGGACTCCTTGCTGTTATTACTTGTTTAGGACTGGGCTGTTTTATGTTCATTGTTTTCTCCTATGTGCAGATCTTCAGGGTTGTGCTGAGGatcccctctgagcagggacggcacaaagccttttccacCTGCCTCCCTCACCTGGCCGTGGTCTCCCTTTTTGTCCTTACTGCCACATTTACCTATCTGAAGCCCCCCTCAGtcttctccccatccctggatctggTGGTGTCAGTTCTGTACTCGGTGGTGTCTCCAGCCCTGAACCCGCTGATCTACAGCCTGAGGAACCACGAGCTCCAGGCTGCAATGAGGAAATTGATAACTGGAATATTTCAGAAACACTAA